One Thermomonas paludicola genomic window, GGCGCCGCGCGACGACGCCGCCATCGCCACCGAAGCGGCGGGCATTCGCGCCCAGTTCGACCTGGTCAGCGCGCAGCGTGCGCGCGGCATGACCATCGATTGGGCCGACGACACGCGCGGCAAAGGCCTGGTGATCGACAATCCCAATGCGCCGGCCAAAGTCCGCGCGCTGACCCCGGCGCAGGTGCGCGAGCGCGTGCAGGACGGCACCCTGACCCTGATCGACGTGCGCCCGGCGGAAGAACGTGCGCTGGCGGAAGCGCCCGTGGCCTACCGCAGCTTCGACGATGGCGTGCAGGAACTGGAGGCATTGCCGAAAGACACCGCGCTGGCGTTCCTGTGCCAATCGGGCGCGCGCAGCCAACAGGCCGCCGAACACTTCCGCGCACTGGGCTTTGCCGAGCTGTACAACGTGGCCGGCGGCATCGCCGCATGGGCCGACCTCGACCCTGCGGTGGCGCGCTACTGAGGCTCGCTTGCGGGCGGCGTCAGAACCCGCCGCCCGCATCCAGCCACGCCTGCTCGTCGGGCGTGTTGATCCGGCCCAGCGCGGCGTTGCGATGCGGGAAGCGGCCGAAGCGCTTGATCACGTTGCGGTGCGCATGGGCATAGCCCAGCAGGCTGTCACCCAGCGTCGCCATCAGCTCGACGCTGCGATCCTGCATCGCCATCGCTTCGCAATGCTCGAACGGAAGATAGACGAAGGCGCGCAGCTGGCTGTCCACCTGCGCGTCCAGGCCTGCGGCAAGCGCCCGCTGGGCGTAATGCAGGGCAAGCCCATCGGTTGCGAACGCATGCCCGCTGCCGCGAAAAATATTGCGCGGAATCTGGTCCAGCAACAGCAGCAGCGCCAGCGCGCCATCGGCGCTCTCCATCCAAGCCGCAAGCTCGCCGCGCGCGGCGGCCATGTGGGCTGCGCCAAAGCGCTCCCGGCATGCGTCATCGAACGCCTTGCCGCCGTTGAACCATTTGCCGGGGCCGGCGGCGCGCCAGAACGCGATGATGTCCGGCGCGGCGCTCATTCATCGAACCTCAAGTGACGCACCGACTTGCCGTTGCGGCGAATCAGGCGCAACGCCTCGATCCCGACCATCAGGTGGTTGCGCACGAATTCGGAAGACACTCTGGCGTCACTGGCCTCGGTCTTCACGCCTTCCGGGATCATGGGCTGGTCGGACACCAGCAGCAGCGCCCCGCAGGGAATGCGGTTGGCGAAGCCGGCGGCGAACACGGTGGCGGTTTCCATGTCGATGGCCATGCAGCGCATGGCCCGCAACCGCTCCTTGAACGCATCATCATGCTCCCACACCCTGCGGTTGGTGGTGAACACGGTGCCGGTCCAGTAATCCAGCTCGTGGTCGCGGATGGTGGTGGAGATCACGCGCTGCATGGCGAATGCCGGCAAGGCGGGCACCTGCGCAGGCAGGTAATCGTCGCTGGTGCCCTCGCCGCGAATCGCGGCGATCGGCAGCACCAGGTCGCCCAGCTGGTTCTTCCGCTTCAGGCCGCCGCACTTGCCCAGGAACAACACCGCCTTCGGGCAAACGGCCGACAGCAGGTCCATCACCGTGGCCGCGTTCGGGCTGCCCATGCCGAAGTTGATCAACGTGATGCCATCGGCCGTGGCGCTGGGCATGGGCCGGTCGATGCCGACGATCGGCGCGCCGGTCATCTCCGAAAAATGCGCCAGATAACCGCTGAAATTCGTCAGCAGGATGTGCTGGCCGAAGCCATCCAGCGGCACGCCGGTATAGCGCGGCAGCCAGTTGTTGACGATGTCCTGTTTGCTTTTCACATCAGCTCCTCGGCGTTTGCACGATTCTAATCCGCGCGGCCGGCTGGCCCGCCCGCCGGCGCCGTGCCGATGGCACGTGCAGTCGGCCCTGACTTGCGGTACGTTCGGCAGTGTATGGACAGGGGGAGAAGCAGCATGCGCATCGGAATCATCGCGGACTCGGCCTGCGACCTGCCGGGCGACTTCATCGAACGCGAGCAAATCACCATCCTGCCGGTGACGGTGCAGATCGGGCAGGCGGTCCTGGCCGATGTGCGCAACGAGCAGGCCACCATGAACTTCCTCAGCGGCGAAACCGCTGCCCGCGCATTCGAAGCGGAAACCACGCCCTATACCGTGCAACAGGTGCATGACCTGTTCCTGGGCAAGCTGGTGCACGACTACGACTACGTATTCTGCATCACCACCACCCGCACCCGCAGCGGCATCTACGACAACGCGGTGCAGGCCAGCTACTCGATCCTCAACGATTACAAGCCGATCCGCGCCGCATCCGGCAACAACACGCCGTTCATGCTGCGGGTGATCGACAGCCAGAACGTGTTTGCGGGCGTCGCCATCCCGGTGATCGAGGCCGCGCGCCTGCGCGCCGCCGGCGAAACCCCGCCGAAGATCCGCGCGCGGCTGGAGAGCCTTGCCAGCCACACCCATGGCTACATGGTGCCGCCCGACCTGCATTACCTGCGCAACCGCATCAAGAAGCGCGGCGACAAGAGCGTCAGCTTCCTCAGCGCCGCGTTGGGCACCGCGCTCGACATCAAGCCGATCCTGCACTGCAACCAGGGCGAAACCGGGCCGGTGGCCAAGATCAAGGGCTTTGCCAATGCCTGCGAGAAAATGTTCGACGTCGGCATCCAGCGCGTGCGTGGCGGCCTGCTGTCGCCTTCGCTGGCGCTCAGCTTTGGCGGCGACCTGGAAGACATGCGCAAGATGCCGGGATATCAACGCCTGCGAGACACCTGTGCCGAGCACAAGATCGACGTGTACGAAAGCTTCATGGGCTTGTCGGGGTTGGTGAACGTGGGCAAGGGTGCGCTGGTGCTCGCCTTCGCCAGCGAGACGGGCGGTTTCGATTAACCAATGGACGGCACTGGCCCGCAAGGCCGGGAATTAAGGAGCATTCATGACGACCCGCTATTACATCCGCCTGCCCAACCCTGCCGACGCGCGCGGCAGCGAGCCTGCCTGCAGTTTCCGCTCGCAAGGTGCCGAGGGGTTCGCCGAGGAACTCCAGGTCGCGCTGCGCGAGCCCTCGCTGTTCGAGCGCTGGCGCGGGCAGCAGGAGGATCCGGATGACGTGGATCCATCGCTGGGCGCCACCGATCCGCAGGCGCAGGTCACCGGCACGCAACACGACCTGCACGTGGACCTGGAAGTCGTCACCCGCCTGCCGTCGGCGCTGCTTCGCCAGCGGATGGCGCTGCTGGCAGGCAGCCATTGGCAGCTGCGCGACGTCACGTCGGCCTGAGTCCCGCCGCCGTCGGCCCCGCAATCACGCCTGCATTGCTGTCATGGAGTGGCGGCAAGGACGCGGCATGGGCGCTGCACATGCTGCGCCAGCGGGGCGAGGTCGAGGTCGTGGGGTTGCTCACCACCCTGACCGAAGGCTTTGAACGGGTGTCGATGCAGGGCATTCGCCGCGACCTGCTGCACGCACAGGCGCGGGCGGCGGGCCTGCCGCTGATCGAAGCCTGGATCCCGCAAGCCGCCGACAACGCCAGCTATGTCGCCAGTTTCAGCGACGGCGTGGCCCGTGCTCAGCAGCGCTGGCCCGGGCTTGCCCACCTCGCGTACGGCGATCTGCTGCTTGCCGACGTCCGCCAGTGGCGCGAATCCCTGTGCGCCTCGCTTGGCTGGACGCCGCTGTTCCCGCTGTTCGGCGCCGACACTGCCAGACTCGCGCGCACGATGCTTGCCGGCGGCCTGCGCGCCCAACTCTGCTGCGTGGACACCTCGCAACTGCACGCGCGCTTCGCCGGCCGCGATTTCGATATCGCGTTGTTGGAGGAATTGCCCGCCACCATCGATCCCTGCGGCGAGAACGGCGAATTCCACACCTGCGTGTCGGCGGGCCCGATGTTTTCCCGCCCCCTCAAGGTGACCCGAGGCGCAACCCAGCTGCGCGACGATCGTTTTGCCTACACCGACTTCACCCTCGCCTGAGGCTCAGGCGCGCAGCGCCACCGCATGATGGACGATGTGCTCGCCAATGAAGCTCGCAATGAAGTAGTAGCTGTGATCGTAGCCGGGCCGCATGCGCAGCATCAGCGGATGCCCGGCTGCCTCGCAGGCGGCCTGCAGTCGCCGTGGTTGCAACTGCGTCTCCAGGAATTCATCGGCGCCACCTTGATCGATCAGCAACGGCAAGCGCTCTGACGCATTGGCGACCAGCGCCACGGCGTCATACGCCTTCCATGCCTCACGGTCATCGCCCAGGTACGCGGCGAAGGCTTTCTGCCCCCACGGCACCTGGGTTGGCGCCACGATCGGCGCAAACGCGGACACGCTCCGGTAGCGCGCGGGGTTGCGCAGCGCGATGACCAATGCGCCATGCCCGCCCATCGAATGCCCGCTGATCGCGCGCGCCCGCGTGACCGGGAAATGCGCCTCGATCAACGCCGGCAACTCGTCCACCACGTAGTCATGCATGCGGTAATGCGCAGCCCACGGCGCCTGCGTGGCGTTGACGTAAAAGCCCGCGCCCTTGCCAAGATCATGGCCGTCGGCGTCGGCCACCGCGTCACCGCGCGGGCTGGTATCGGGCGCCACCAGGATGATGCCGTGTTCGGCCGCATGCCGCTGTGCGCCGGCCTTGCCGATGAAGTTCTGCTCGGTGCACGTCAGCCCCGACAGCCAATACAGCACCGGGCACGGGCCGTGTTCGGCCTGCGGCGGCAGATAGATGGCGAACCTCATCGCGCAGCCCAGCGTCTTCGACTCATGCCGGTACACGTCCTGCCAGCCGCCGAAGCTGGCGTGATGCTCGATGCGCTCCATCAGTAGTGCACCACGCTGCGGATCGACTTGCCTTCGTGCATCAAATCGAACGCGTCATTGATGTTGTCCAGCCCCATCGTGTGGGTGACGAACGGCGCAAGTTCAATGGCGCCGGTCATCGCGTCTTCCACCATCCCCGGCAACTCACTGCGGCCCTTGACCCCGCCAAATGCCGAACCCAACCACTTGCGCCCGGTCACCAACTGGAACGGGCGCGTGGAAATTTCCTGCCCGGCACCGGCCACGCCGATGATCACCGACTGCCCCCAGCCGCGATGCGCACATTCCAGCGCGGCGCGCATCACGTGGACGTTGCCGATGCACTCGAAGCTGTGGTCCACGCCCCAGCCGGTCATCTCGACGATCACCTGCTGGATCGGCTTGTCGTGGTCCTTCGGGTTCACGCAGTCGGTCGCGCCGAACTGCCGCGCCATCGGGAATTTGGTCGGATTGGTGTCGATGGCGATGATGCGACCCGCCTTCGCGCGGCGTGCGCCCTGGATTACCGCAAGGCCGATCCCGCCCAGGCCAAAGACGGCAACGCTATCGCCTTCCGCCACCTTGGCGGTGTTCTTCACGGCGCCCAGCCCCGTGGTGACGCCGCAGCCAAGCAGGCACACATGTTCCGGGTTGGCATCCGGATTGACCTTGGCCAGCGAGACTTCCGCCACCACGGTGTATTCGGAAAAGGTGGAGCAACCCATGTAGTGATACAGCGGCTGGCCGTTGTACGAAAAACGCGTGGTTCCATCGGGCATCACGCCCTTGCCCTGGGTGGCGCGCACGGCGGTACACAGGTTGGTCTTGCCGGATTTGCAGAACAGGCACTCACCACACTCCGCGGTGTACAGCGGAATCACGTGGTCGCCCGGCTTGACGCTGGTCACGCCCTCGCCCACCTCCACCACCACGCCGGCCCCCTCATGGCCAAGCACACAGGGAAACAGGCCTTCCGGGTCATCACCCGACAGGGTGAATGCGTCGGTATGGCAAACGCCGGTATGGCTGATTTTCACCAACACTTCCCCCGCGTTGGGCGGAGCGACGTCGATCTCGACGATCTGCAGCGGCTGGCCTGCGGCAAAGGCAACGGCGGCGCGGGATTTCATGGGCAAGCTCCGAATGATGGCCAAGCCCGCATCTTAGTCGGTGTTGCCTGATCACCCGGTGTTCTGGATCCCCGCCGAGATGCCATTCACGGTGGAAACCAGGCTGCGCAGCAGGGCGTCGTCCGCGCAGCCACCCTCGCGCCAGCGCCGCAGCAAGTCCACCTGCAGCAAGCTGAGCGGATCCACGTACGGATTGCGCAAACGGATCGACAGCCGCAGGCGGTAGTCATCTGCCAGCAATTCATTCCGGCACTTGAGTGCAAGGATGGCCTGGCGGGTACGCGCGAATTCTTCCGCGATCTGCGGAAAGAACGCGGCGTGGGCAGCGCCGGCCAGCTGCGAATAGCATTTGAAAATGTCGATGTCGGACTTCGCCAACAGCATTTCCACATCGTCGATCATCGCGGCGAAGAACGGCCAGTCGCGGGTCATTTCGATCATCGCGTCCAGCCCATGACGGTCGATGCCGTGCTGGAGCGCAGTGCCCAGTCCGTACCAGCCGGTCAGGCCCGAACGGTTCTGCGACCACGAGAACACCCACGGGATTGCGCGCAGATTGGCGATCCCGCCTTCGCGCCTGCGCGACGGGCGCGAGCTGATGTGCAGGCGCTCGATCACGTCAATCGGGGTCGCGGCGCGGAAATACTCCGGAAAATCATCGCGGTCGTGAACCAATGCACGGTAGTGCGTGCGCGATAGATGGGCCAGTTCAGTGGCGACCGCGCGCCACGCCTGCTCGCGCGTGTCTTGCGGGCGTGGCCGCAGGCTGGCGCGCAGTACCGCGCCGGTGGTTTGTTCAAGATTGCGCAGGGCCAGCGCGCGAATGCCATAGCGGCGATGGATCACTTCACCCTGCTCGGTCATGCGCATGCAGCCGGCCACCGAACCGCGCGGCGCCGCCATGATTGCCCGCTCGGTCTTGCCGCCACCGCGGCTTACCGACCCTCCGCGACCATGGAAGAACACGATCTGCACCCCGGCTTCGTGCGCAACGTCCAGCAATTCCACCTGTGCCCGTTGCAGTGCCCAGCGCGAGGCCAGCACGCCGCCATCCTTGGCGCTGTCGCTGTAGCCCAGCATCACGATCTGGCGATTGCCACGCGCCCGCAGGTGACGTCGATAGATTGGATCGGCAAACAGTGCACGCATCACGCCGGGCGCTGCCTCCAGGTCCGCAACCGTCTCGAACAGCGGCGCCACGTCCAGCGGGACCTCGCCCTGGCTGACGCAGCCCGCGATACGCGCAAGTGCCAGCACCGCCAGGGTATCCGCTGCATTGCGGGCCATGCTGATGATGTAGGGGCCAAACGCATGCTCCCCGAGTTTTTCACGCAGCCCCCGAACCGTGCGGAACACTGCAAGCGTCGATGCCGCCCGCTCGGCCTCGGCGGCAGCCGGCGGCTCACCGCCGATCAGCGCATGCAGGCGATCAATGCGCGCAGCAAGTGGGCTGGCTGCCCAGCCGGCATCCGCTTCAAGCGCCGCCAATGCCTGCTCGTGAACGGCCGAATCCTGGCGCAAGTCCAGCGCTGCCATGTGGAAGCCGAACGTGCGCGCGCGCCACAGGATGCGCCGCAGTGCGAAGCGCCCCGCATGCTCGCCGCGATGCCGGGCCAGGCTGGCATCCATCAATTCGAGGTCGTCGATGAAGGCGCCTGCATTCGGATAGCCACCCGCA contains:
- the fghA gene encoding S-formylglutathione hydrolase; translation: MERIEHHASFGGWQDVYRHESKTLGCAMRFAIYLPPQAEHGPCPVLYWLSGLTCTEQNFIGKAGAQRHAAEHGIILVAPDTSPRGDAVADADGHDLGKGAGFYVNATQAPWAAHYRMHDYVVDELPALIEAHFPVTRARAISGHSMGGHGALVIALRNPARYRSVSAFAPIVAPTQVPWGQKAFAAYLGDDREAWKAYDAVALVANASERLPLLIDQGGADEFLETQLQPRRLQAACEAAGHPLMLRMRPGYDHSYYFIASFIGEHIVHHAVALRA
- a CDS encoding DegV family protein → MRIGIIADSACDLPGDFIEREQITILPVTVQIGQAVLADVRNEQATMNFLSGETAARAFEAETTPYTVQQVHDLFLGKLVHDYDYVFCITTTRTRSGIYDNAVQASYSILNDYKPIRAASGNNTPFMLRVIDSQNVFAGVAIPVIEAARLRAAGETPPKIRARLESLASHTHGYMVPPDLHYLRNRIKKRGDKSVSFLSAALGTALDIKPILHCNQGETGPVAKIKGFANACEKMFDVGIQRVRGGLLSPSLALSFGGDLEDMRKMPGYQRLRDTCAEHKIDVYESFMGLSGLVNVGKGALVLAFASETGGFD
- the ppc gene encoding phosphoenolpyruvate carboxylase; the encoded protein is MTSSNTPLREQLEFAGTDVLLRDDVRRLGSMVGQMLAEQASGDVLDQVETLRRAAIARREQGVPVDGLAQTLRQVPPGQVDVLIRAFATYFSATNVAERVHRIRRRRDYQRLSDAPQPGGLEAVLRALRADGVTLAELERQLRSMRVEPVFTAHPTEAVRRALLLKEKTIVERLIADLDRTRTPPERRADAARILQSLTTAWQTNDAPLLRPSVADEVEHIGFYLGSVLYRVLPVFYEALADAAEAVYGERIQLQPVLRFGTWVGGDMDGNPNVGSDSVRNALLTQRAQAMACYLADLRVLGDILTQSRGRAEVDESIELRAAAHRAALPKGAVRSRPRLADMPYRQLLWAMRARLQATGNDAAGGYPNAGAFIDDLELMDASLARHRGEHAGRFALRRILWRARTFGFHMAALDLRQDSAVHEQALAALEADAGWAASPLAARIDRLHALIGGEPPAAAEAERAASTLAVFRTVRGLREKLGEHAFGPYIISMARNAADTLAVLALARIAGCVSQGEVPLDVAPLFETVADLEAAPGVMRALFADPIYRRHLRARGNRQIVMLGYSDSAKDGGVLASRWALQRAQVELLDVAHEAGVQIVFFHGRGGSVSRGGGKTERAIMAAPRGSVAGCMRMTEQGEVIHRRYGIRALALRNLEQTTGAVLRASLRPRPQDTREQAWRAVATELAHLSRTHYRALVHDRDDFPEYFRAATPIDVIERLHISSRPSRRREGGIANLRAIPWVFSWSQNRSGLTGWYGLGTALQHGIDRHGLDAMIEMTRDWPFFAAMIDDVEMLLAKSDIDIFKCYSQLAGAAHAAFFPQIAEEFARTRQAILALKCRNELLADDYRLRLSIRLRNPYVDPLSLLQVDLLRRWREGGCADDALLRSLVSTVNGISAGIQNTG
- a CDS encoding ATP-binding protein, which produces MLRQRGEVEVVGLLTTLTEGFERVSMQGIRRDLLHAQARAAGLPLIEAWIPQAADNASYVASFSDGVARAQQRWPGLAHLAYGDLLLADVRQWRESLCASLGWTPLFPLFGADTARLARTMLAGGLRAQLCCVDTSQLHARFAGRDFDIALLEELPATIDPCGENGEFHTCVSAGPMFSRPLKVTRGATQLRDDRFAYTDFTLA
- the grxD gene encoding Grx4 family monothiol glutaredoxin, coding for MSLDPALRSRIETLLAANPVVLFLKGTPDAPQCGFSAKTAAAMDSTGASYAHVNVLADPDIREGIKLYGDWPTIPQLYINGELVGGCDIVTQMAASGELHAALGQPAPDRTPPQITITPSAAEMLKQALANAGDGYALQIEVDKGFNARLQLAPRDDAAIATEAAGIRAQFDLVSAQRARGMTIDWADDTRGKGLVIDNPNAPAKVRALTPAQVRERVQDGTLTLIDVRPAEERALAEAPVAYRSFDDGVQELEALPKDTALAFLCQSGARSQQAAEHFRALGFAELYNVAGGIAAWADLDPAVARY
- a CDS encoding S-(hydroxymethyl)glutathione dehydrogenase/class III alcohol dehydrogenase, translating into MKSRAAVAFAAGQPLQIVEIDVAPPNAGEVLVKISHTGVCHTDAFTLSGDDPEGLFPCVLGHEGAGVVVEVGEGVTSVKPGDHVIPLYTAECGECLFCKSGKTNLCTAVRATQGKGVMPDGTTRFSYNGQPLYHYMGCSTFSEYTVVAEVSLAKVNPDANPEHVCLLGCGVTTGLGAVKNTAKVAEGDSVAVFGLGGIGLAVIQGARRAKAGRIIAIDTNPTKFPMARQFGATDCVNPKDHDKPIQQVIVEMTGWGVDHSFECIGNVHVMRAALECAHRGWGQSVIIGVAGAGQEISTRPFQLVTGRKWLGSAFGGVKGRSELPGMVEDAMTGAIELAPFVTHTMGLDNINDAFDLMHEGKSIRSVVHY
- a CDS encoding DUF924 family protein, yielding MSAAPDIIAFWRAAGPGKWFNGGKAFDDACRERFGAAHMAAARGELAAWMESADGALALLLLLDQIPRNIFRGSGHAFATDGLALHYAQRALAAGLDAQVDSQLRAFVYLPFEHCEAMAMQDRSVELMATLGDSLLGYAHAHRNVIKRFGRFPHRNAALGRINTPDEQAWLDAGGGF
- a CDS encoding AMP nucleosidase is translated as MKSKQDIVNNWLPRYTGVPLDGFGQHILLTNFSGYLAHFSEMTGAPIVGIDRPMPSATADGITLINFGMGSPNAATVMDLLSAVCPKAVLFLGKCGGLKRKNQLGDLVLPIAAIRGEGTSDDYLPAQVPALPAFAMQRVISTTIRDHELDYWTGTVFTTNRRVWEHDDAFKERLRAMRCMAIDMETATVFAAGFANRIPCGALLLVSDQPMIPEGVKTEASDARVSSEFVRNHLMVGIEALRLIRRNGKSVRHLRFDE